From a single Aquarana catesbeiana isolate 2022-GZ linkage group LG09, ASM4218655v1, whole genome shotgun sequence genomic region:
- the ZNF628 gene encoding zinc finger protein 628 — MVGAQELEVQASSIQPQPLVQPAEASSHQYECLECGKVFKWSSRLIHHQRTHTGERPYKCSECPKAFKGSSALLYHQRSHTGERPYKCGDCGKAFKRSSLLQIHQSVHTGYRSFKCSVCGMAFKWSSHYQYHMRQHTGERPYKCNICDKAFKNSSSLRRHRNIHTGERPYVCTVCGKAFTQSTNLKQHERIHTGERPYKCTECGKSFTHSSNLLLHQRTHTSGATHKCDFCGKVFISDTFLQKHLQTHTIEQTFVQADAEVFLTTTSEIETVEMLYKCGTCDLTFKGEEMLLEHQQSHVEEQSYSCTLCDKTFKNASGLSRHQYTHSNERPYKCSICEKTFVQLSNLLMHQRTHTEEQQLIQTEAEVTCPQTIEIIPPFTSATPAETVERPYKCTDCNKAFKGSSGLRYHMRDHTGERPYKCSECGKAFKRSSLLSIHQRVHTGVRAFKCAECGLTFKWSSHYQYHLRLHTGERPYSCTECGKSFKNTSCLRRHRQLHTGERPFACVMCGKTFTQTSNLRQHERTHTGEKPYKCEKCDKTFTHSSNLQLHQRTHSSDRPYRCTICGKGFVMSSYLQRHLRTHSINSSGDGDSSAQSLAPQNGQAVLASQKVQLMPDIPTMLNVEVCNQPSTLNSQTFLLVQVQQQNTPKFILVPSSQLLQPQQKVPVAPSTSNLVTIQSNASQRAPQNKVLRKKPKAKASNAVTNFTSPNKNILIMPNTNQTVPNMQPLQIQTIQGFPRAQTLPMGQNIIVLQNVTDRSHLQLPTMHMNAIPSAPKTANIQIQQLPSTQDITIQSLPGAQEVSNIQMKAGELPGIQTVSSSQNIANMHIHQELSNVHLQTSPNTTHLSDIHIQTLPEPQSVSSLQESQNLIVVQNSPGEELLSSESVENLQSMEEVQDVHFETLQTEEGLQNVLVLQNADGEQTRLCVQGVENIQGIQDVPNVQIQAMSNVQEPGATSPECQKVFIIQSSQGEQTLQMVDNFQNDQNLHVVENIQGLQAGQNQLQLLPSIQSHNTVQLPQNMQLRTVPANQGLQTVQKFQGLQNIQTVGAGNQNVQTIQLVQKNSGQGLQHVLPLIQIVQAAPKVQLVHTF; from the coding sequence ATGGTGGGTGCACAGGAACTGGAGGTACAGGCATCTTCTATACAACCACAACCCCTTGTGCAACCTGCAGAAGCTAGTAGCCATCAATATGAGTGCCTGGAGTGTGGGAAAGTCTTTAAATGGTCTTCAAGATTAATACACCACCAAAGAACCCACACTGGAGAACGTCCTTATAAATGCTCAGAGTGTCCGAAAGCTTTTAAAGGCTCCTCAGCCCTCCTTTATCACCAGAGAAGCCATACTGGAGAAAGGCCTTACAAGTGTGGAGACTGTGGTAAAGCTTTTAAGCGCTCCTCTCTTCTTCAGATCCACCAGAGTGTGCACACTGGATATCGCTCCTTCAAATGCAGTGTGTGTGGAATGGCATTCAAGTGGTCCTCCCATTACCAGTACCACATGAGACAACATACAGGAGAGCGACCTTATAAATGCAACATCTGCGACAAAGCATTTAAGAATTCCTCCAGTTTGAGGCGGCACAGAAACATCCACACGGGAGAGCGTCCTTATGTGTGTACGGTGTGTGGCAAAGCCTTTACGCAGTCCACCAACTTAAAGCAGCATGAGCGGATCCACACGGGTGAACGGCCTTACAAGTGCACTGAATGCGGTAAATCCTTCACCCATTCGTCCAACTTGCTTCTTCACCAGCGTACACACACCAGCGGGGCCACACACAAATGCGACTTCTGCGGAAAAGTGTTTATTTCAGACACTTTCCTGCAGAAGCACCTGCAAACTCACACCATCGAACAGACGTTTGTACAAGCAGACGCTGAAGTGTTCCTGACTACCACCAGCGAAATCGAGACGGTGGAGATGCTTTATAAGTGTGGCACTTGTGACTTGACCTTCAAGGGTGAGGAGATGCTTCTTGAGCACCAGCAGAGCCATGTCGAGGAGCAGAGCTATTCTTGTACATTATGCGATAAGACTTTTAAAAATGCCTCAGGGTTGTCCCGCCACCAATATACACACTCTAACGAAAGGCCTTATAAATGCTCCATCTGTGAAAAGACATTTGTGCAGCTTTCCAACCTCTTGatgcaccagagaactcacacagaaGAACAACAGCTCATCCAGACAGAGGCAGAGGTGACCTGCCCACAGACCATTGAAATCATTCCTCCCTTTACCAGCGCCACCCCTGCTGAGACTGTTGAACGGCCGTACAAATGTACAGACTGCAATAAAGCCTTCAAAGGATCCTCGGGACTGCGGTACCACATGAGGGACCATACTGGAGAGCGCCCTTATAagtgttcagagtgcggaaaagcTTTCAAGCGCTCTTCCCTTTTGTCTATACACCAGCGGGTTCACACAGGCGTCAGGGCATTCAAGTGTGCGGAGTGCGGCCTTACATTTAAGTGGTCCTCACATTATCAGTACCATTTACGGCTCCATACAGGGGAAAGGCCTTACAGTTGTACGGAGTGCGGAAAGTCCTTTAAAAACACTTCTTGCCTACGTCGCCATAGGCAGCTCCACACAGGGGAACGCCCATTTGCCTGCGTTATGTGCGGCAAGACCTTCACGCAGACTTCCAATCTACGTCAGCACGAGCGGACCCACACGGGAGAAAAGCCTTACAAATGTGAAAAATGTGACAAAACATTCACGCACTCTTCAAATTTGCAGTTGCATCAACGAACACACTCCAGCGACCGACCTTACAGGTGCACCATTTGCGGCAAAGGTTTTGTCATGTCTTCTTATCTTCAGAGACATCTGCGCACCCATTCCATAAACAGCAGCGGAGATGGCGACTCTTCCGCACAAAGTCTAGCTCCTCAAAACGGGCAAGCTGTGTTGGCTAGTCAAAAAGTACAACTTATGCCCGACATACCAACCATGCTAAATGTTGAAGTCTGCAACCAACCCAGTACCTTAAATTCACAAACCTTTCTCCTGGTACAAGTCCAACAACAAAACACTCCTAAGTTTATACTTGTGCCTTCTTCACAACTTTTGCAGCCTCAGCAGAAGGTTCCTGTAGCGCCCAGTACTTCGAACCTAGTTACAATACAAAGCAATGCTAGTCAAAGAGCTCCACAGAATAAGGTTTTACGAAAGAAGCCCAAGGCGAAAGCGTCTAATGCGGTCACTAATTTCACTAGTcctaacaaaaacattcttattatgccCAACACAAACCAAACCGTTCCTAACATGCAGCCTCTTCAAATACAGACTATTCAAGGCTTTCCCCGAGCTCAAACACTACCCATGGGTCAAAATATAATTGTCTTACAGAATGTGACGGATCGAAGTCATCTGCAGCTACCGACAATGCATATGAATGCTATTCCATCTGCACCAAAGACTGCAAACATACAGATCCAACAGTTGCCCAGTACACAAGACATAACTATTCAAAGCTTGCCTGGTGCTCAGGAAGTGTCCAATATTCAAATGAAAGCAGGGGAGCTGCCCGGTATTCAAACTGTATCTAGCTCTCAAAACATTGCTAATATGCATATCCACCAAGAACTATCGAATGTGCACCTTCAAACAAGTCCAAACACAACTCATCTTTCAGATATTCACATTCAAACCCTTCCAGAGCCACAGAGTGTCTCTAGTTTGCAAGAAAGTCAGAACTTGATCGTTGTACAGAATTCTCCAGGAGAGGAACTCCTAAGCTCTGAAAGCGTAGAAAACTTGCAGTCAATGGAAGAAGTTCAGGATGTCCACTTTGAAACCCTTCAGACGGAAGAAGGTTTGCAGAACGTCCTCGTCTTGCAAAACGCGGATGGCGAGCAGACAAGGTTGTGTGTGCAGGGAGTGGAAAATATTCAGGGCATACAAGATGTTCCTAATGTTCAAATCCAAGCCATGTCTAATGTACAAGAACCTGGTGCCACGTCTCCAGAATGTCAAAAGGTCTTTATTATCCAGAGTTCTCAAGGAGAACAGACGCTTCAAATGGTGGATAACTTCCAAAACGATCAGAATTTGCACGTAGTTGAAAATATCCAAGGTTTGCAGGCCGGGCAGAACCAGCTTCAACTGTTACCTAGCATTCAGAGCCACAACACCGTCCAGCTACCACAGAACATGCAGCTGAGGACCGTACCGGCTAACCAAGGCCTACAAACTGTTCAAAAATTTCAGGGTCTCCAAAATATACAAACGGTGGGTGCCGGAAACCAGAACGTTCAGACAATCCAGCTAGTCCAAAAGAATTCTGGTCAGGGATTACAGCATGTATTGCCATTAATTCAGATTGTCCAGGCTGCCCCAAAAGTACAGCTTGTCCATACATTTTAA